From a single Drosophila sulfurigaster albostrigata strain 15112-1811.04 chromosome 3, ASM2355843v2, whole genome shotgun sequence genomic region:
- the LOC133840333 gene encoding LIM and SH3 domain protein Lasp isoform X2, with product MNKTCARCQKVVYPIEELKCLDKTWHKTCFKCTECGMALNMKTYKGYNKMPYCEAHIPKAKATAIADTPELKRIAENTKIQSNVKYHADFEKAKGKFTQVADDPETLRIKQNTKHISNVAYHGDLEKKAAMEKQRGSAEVSDSSTSPIPPATLQQQQQQQQHLQLQQQQQLYQQQQQQQHQHYVQQQQQTLPPPPIQHQQYNTAAITPTYQHQHHQQQQQQQQQQQHRQQQQPQQQLQHDPYAHYQQPQALRQQQLLQQQQQQQQHAIKQASSHLYPTATSQPQQQQQPPQQQQQQQQQPQAVNNYNQLRSAILHNSHHPSGNAVEQYDLQQQQQQLLQQQQQQPAAAIQQQHSHNSLLNNNASNGSIHSNNNNGGHAAHPASLSYPQQTRSQASVHSNNSHPSKHQLQQQQQQQPSSGNLQQLYVASNYSSVTPSENALGNKLQASNGHLPVVVMNSQQQQQQQSSNNIGKIADYDPLTDGPRNVPNAGRSSTTLVYSSDQRGSGGIGNSVYPKRIGSISDIDPANGIYGSLSSAEQAQAQKQHQLYQQMQMMQQQEQQQQQVRQQPSYEALQDKQSRQSTALRVYRAIYDYEAQDVDEVSFREGDVIFEVESIDSGWMTGRVERTGKTGMLPANYVEQAVI from the exons GCACATACCCAAGGCcaaggcaacagcaattgcagaTACGCCCGAGCTGAAGCGCATCGCTGAAAATACGAAAATCCAATCGAATGTGAAATACCATGCGGATTTCGAGAAGGCCAAAGGCAAATTTACACAG GTGGCTGACGACCCGGAAACGTTGCGCATCAAGCAAAACACGAAGCACATATCGAATGTGGCATATCACGGCGATCTGGAGAAGAAGGCCGCCATGGAGAAGCAGCGAGGCTCTGCCGAGGTCTCCGACAGCAGCA CCTCGCCAATACCGCCAGCAacactgcaacagcagcagcagcaacaacagcatcttcagctacaacaacaacaacagctgtaccaacaacaacaacagcaacaacaccaacactatgtgcaacagcagcaacagacgctgccaccgccacccATACAACACCAGCAATACAACACGGCGGCCATAACGCCCACATatcaacaccaacaccaccaacaacaacaacagcagcagcaacaacaacaacacaggcaacagcagcaaccacaacaacagttgcagcacGATCCTTATGCACACTATCAGCAACCACAGGCGTTgcgccagcaacagctgctgcaacaacaacaacaacagcagcaacatgccaTTAAACAAGCCTCCTCACATCTGTATCCCACAGCAACAtcgcagccacaacagcagcagcagcccccacagcagcagcaacaacagcagcaacagccgcaggCGGTTAACAACTACAATCAGCTGCGTTCGGCAATTTTGCACAATTCGCATCATCCCAGTGGCAATGCTGTTGAACAGTACGatttgcaacagcagcaacagcaactgctgcagcagcagcaacagcaaccagcagcagcaatacagcaacaacactcgCACAACAGCTTATTGAACAACAACGCTAGCAACGGCAGCattcacagcaacaacaacaatggcggACACGCCGCACATCCGGCCAGTCTAAGCTATCCACAGCAGACACGCTCCCAAGCCAGCgtgcacagcaacaactcgcATCCCAGCAAGcatcagctgcaacagcagcaacaacaacaacccagCAGCGGCAATCTGCAGCAGTTGTATGTGGCATCAAATTACAGCTCGGTGACGCCATCGGAGAATGCGCTGGGCAACAAGTTGCAGGCGAGCAACGGACATCTGCCCGTGGTTGTGATGAactcacagcagcaacagcagcagcagagcagcaacaacattggcaAAATTGCCGACTACGATCCGCTGACGGATGGGCCACGAAATGTGCCCAATGCCGGCAGATCGAGCACAACGCTGGTCTACAGCTCCGATCAGCGCGGATCTGGAGGCATTG GCAACAGCGTGTATCCGAAGCGGATTGGCTCCATCTCGGACATTGATCCCGCCAATGGCATTTATGGCTCGCTGAGCAGCGCCGAACAGGCACAGGCACAGAAGCAACATCAATTGTATCAGCAGATGCAAATGatgcagcaacaagagcagcagcagcaacaggtgCGTCAACAGCCATCCTACGAAGCGCTGCAGGACAAGCAATCACGTCAAAGCACTGCACTG CGTGTTTATCGCGCCATCTACGACTATGAGGCGCAGGATGTGGACGAGGTCAGCTTTCGTGAGGGCGATGTCATCTTCGAGGTGGAGTCCATCGACTCGGGCTGGATGACCGGACGCGTGGAGCGCACTGGCAAGACCGGCATGCTGCCTGCCAACTATGTGGAACAGGCGGTTATATAA
- the LOC133840333 gene encoding LIM and SH3 domain protein Lasp isoform X1, with product MNKTCARCQKVVYPIEELKCLDKTWHKTCFKCTECGMALNMKTYKGYNKMPYCEAHIPKAKATAIADTPELKRIAENTKIQSNVKYHADFEKAKGKFTQVADDPETLRIKQNTKHISNVAYHGDLEKKAAMEKQRGSAEVSDSSNESEYFSEQLAAEQFSQYAPTASPIPPATLQQQQQQQQHLQLQQQQQLYQQQQQQQHQHYVQQQQQTLPPPPIQHQQYNTAAITPTYQHQHHQQQQQQQQQQQHRQQQQPQQQLQHDPYAHYQQPQALRQQQLLQQQQQQQQHAIKQASSHLYPTATSQPQQQQQPPQQQQQQQQQPQAVNNYNQLRSAILHNSHHPSGNAVEQYDLQQQQQQLLQQQQQQPAAAIQQQHSHNSLLNNNASNGSIHSNNNNGGHAAHPASLSYPQQTRSQASVHSNNSHPSKHQLQQQQQQQPSSGNLQQLYVASNYSSVTPSENALGNKLQASNGHLPVVVMNSQQQQQQQSSNNIGKIADYDPLTDGPRNVPNAGRSSTTLVYSSDQRGSGGIGNSVYPKRIGSISDIDPANGIYGSLSSAEQAQAQKQHQLYQQMQMMQQQEQQQQQVRQQPSYEALQDKQSRQSTALRVYRAIYDYEAQDVDEVSFREGDVIFEVESIDSGWMTGRVERTGKTGMLPANYVEQAVI from the exons GCACATACCCAAGGCcaaggcaacagcaattgcagaTACGCCCGAGCTGAAGCGCATCGCTGAAAATACGAAAATCCAATCGAATGTGAAATACCATGCGGATTTCGAGAAGGCCAAAGGCAAATTTACACAG GTGGCTGACGACCCGGAAACGTTGCGCATCAAGCAAAACACGAAGCACATATCGAATGTGGCATATCACGGCGATCTGGAGAAGAAGGCCGCCATGGAGAAGCAGCGAGGCTCTGCCGAGGTCTCCGACAGCAGCA acgaatCGGAATATTTCTCTGAGCAATTGGCAGCTGAACAGTTTTCGCAATATGCACCCACAGCCTCGCCAATACCGCCAGCAacactgcaacagcagcagcagcaacaacagcatcttcagctacaacaacaacaacagctgtaccaacaacaacaacagcaacaacaccaacactatgtgcaacagcagcaacagacgctgccaccgccacccATACAACACCAGCAATACAACACGGCGGCCATAACGCCCACATatcaacaccaacaccaccaacaacaacaacagcagcagcaacaacaacaacacaggcaacagcagcaaccacaacaacagttgcagcacGATCCTTATGCACACTATCAGCAACCACAGGCGTTgcgccagcaacagctgctgcaacaacaacaacaacagcagcaacatgccaTTAAACAAGCCTCCTCACATCTGTATCCCACAGCAACAtcgcagccacaacagcagcagcagcccccacagcagcagcaacaacagcagcaacagccgcaggCGGTTAACAACTACAATCAGCTGCGTTCGGCAATTTTGCACAATTCGCATCATCCCAGTGGCAATGCTGTTGAACAGTACGatttgcaacagcagcaacagcaactgctgcagcagcagcaacagcaaccagcagcagcaatacagcaacaacactcgCACAACAGCTTATTGAACAACAACGCTAGCAACGGCAGCattcacagcaacaacaacaatggcggACACGCCGCACATCCGGCCAGTCTAAGCTATCCACAGCAGACACGCTCCCAAGCCAGCgtgcacagcaacaactcgcATCCCAGCAAGcatcagctgcaacagcagcaacaacaacaacccagCAGCGGCAATCTGCAGCAGTTGTATGTGGCATCAAATTACAGCTCGGTGACGCCATCGGAGAATGCGCTGGGCAACAAGTTGCAGGCGAGCAACGGACATCTGCCCGTGGTTGTGATGAactcacagcagcaacagcagcagcagagcagcaacaacattggcaAAATTGCCGACTACGATCCGCTGACGGATGGGCCACGAAATGTGCCCAATGCCGGCAGATCGAGCACAACGCTGGTCTACAGCTCCGATCAGCGCGGATCTGGAGGCATTG GCAACAGCGTGTATCCGAAGCGGATTGGCTCCATCTCGGACATTGATCCCGCCAATGGCATTTATGGCTCGCTGAGCAGCGCCGAACAGGCACAGGCACAGAAGCAACATCAATTGTATCAGCAGATGCAAATGatgcagcaacaagagcagcagcagcaacaggtgCGTCAACAGCCATCCTACGAAGCGCTGCAGGACAAGCAATCACGTCAAAGCACTGCACTG CGTGTTTATCGCGCCATCTACGACTATGAGGCGCAGGATGTGGACGAGGTCAGCTTTCGTGAGGGCGATGTCATCTTCGAGGTGGAGTCCATCGACTCGGGCTGGATGACCGGACGCGTGGAGCGCACTGGCAAGACCGGCATGCTGCCTGCCAACTATGTGGAACAGGCGGTTATATAA
- the LOC133840334 gene encoding uncharacterized protein LOC133840334: MCYYCCCRQQFVVILVCLLYILLVLIFFINVFLADRNMMRANGNPMMAGGPSGGVGGMPGMHPGHHNPYDMHGYHHYNNYHPQMDPKQQQQQPTRKTPNQQQAEQDIYYYFNHVFRRR, translated from the coding sequence ATGTgctactactgctgctgccgccagcAGTTTGTGGTCATACTGGTCTGCCTGCTCTATATCCTGCTCGTTCTCATCTTTTTCATCAACGTTTTTCTTGCCGATCGCAACATGATGCGTGCCAATGGCAATCCTATGATGGCCGGCGGTCCATCCGGAGGTGTCGGCGGCATGCCGGGCATGCATCCGGGACACCATAATCCGTACGATATGCATGGCTATCATCACTACAACAACTATCATCCGCAAATGGATcccaagcaacagcagcagcagccaacacgCAAGACACCCAATCAACAGCAGGCAGAACAGGATATTTACTACTATTTCAATCATGTATTCAGGCGGCGATGA